The Leptospirales bacterium genome has a window encoding:
- a CDS encoding DUF1289 domain-containing protein, giving the protein MPDAVSENLSPCRRLCRLDLAGRRCVDCARTLDEIATWSKLTTDERKRIMGELPQRLRQVETDNS; this is encoded by the coding sequence ATGCCCGACGCAGTTTCTGAAAATCTTTCTCCCTGTCGAAGACTCTGCCGACTTGATCTCGCTGGGCGTCGCTGTGTCGACTGTGCGCGCACCCTCGACGAGATTGCGACGTGGTCCAAGCTGACGACAGACGAGCGCAAGCGTATCATGGGCGAACTTCCCCAACGTCTGCGCCAGGTGGAAACGGATAACTCTTGA
- a CDS encoding family 1 glycosylhydrolase gives MGASKKVNRKVSKKSTAAAGKASAKRRSAATSASPRKGARRDADAGRNFPSSFLWGAATAATQIDGGDLSSDWYAFSRIPGRIAGGQGPETACDHWNRYAEDYQYLRRIGLNAYRFGVDWSRFQPTADAPLDRRALDHLRKMLYELQLVGARPLLTLFHFTLPQWWAERGGFVREENLPDFWRFAEWIVEHVGDLVSDYTTINEPNVYALLSYVDGRWPPGRSGPVGYLESLRVQRNLVRTHFHLYDRIREIHARKGFAAPRISIAKHLRYMAPADPESALDRDRCQSAAYRFNWSFMDCLESGELRRPLGRGEKLHDGAAWDFIGINYYSRDRIAFSWKALGRFGIAIQPVQSAQKTDLGWEIYPEGLYQLLLEVRDRYPDRPIWITENGIADATDQMRADFIRQHLAQTARAMREGARVEAYFHWSLMDNFEWAEGYEPRFGLVAIDYATLKRSLRPSATALSQIIRSGRSPLPSMS, from the coding sequence ATGGGCGCCAGCAAGAAAGTCAACAGGAAAGTCAGTAAGAAATCGACCGCTGCGGCTGGCAAGGCAAGCGCGAAACGTCGCAGCGCAGCTACTTCCGCAAGTCCCAGGAAAGGCGCCAGGCGCGACGCTGATGCCGGGCGAAACTTTCCTTCCTCCTTTCTCTGGGGCGCAGCAACTGCTGCCACGCAAATCGATGGCGGAGATCTTTCTTCGGACTGGTACGCCTTTTCTCGTATTCCAGGGCGCATTGCCGGGGGTCAAGGTCCGGAAACGGCCTGCGATCACTGGAACCGCTATGCGGAAGACTACCAGTACTTGCGGCGCATTGGTTTGAACGCCTATCGTTTTGGCGTCGATTGGTCGCGATTCCAGCCGACGGCCGACGCGCCGCTGGACCGCCGCGCCCTGGATCACCTGCGCAAGATGCTCTACGAACTGCAACTGGTTGGCGCCCGGCCGTTGCTTACCCTCTTCCATTTTACATTGCCGCAGTGGTGGGCCGAGCGCGGCGGCTTTGTCCGCGAGGAAAACCTGCCCGACTTCTGGCGCTTTGCCGAATGGATCGTCGAACATGTCGGCGATCTGGTCAGCGACTACACAACGATCAACGAACCAAACGTCTACGCCTTGTTGTCCTACGTTGACGGACGCTGGCCGCCTGGTCGCAGCGGTCCGGTCGGATACCTGGAATCGCTGCGCGTCCAGCGCAATCTGGTGCGCACCCACTTCCATCTTTACGATCGGATTCGCGAGATCCATGCGCGTAAGGGATTTGCCGCTCCGCGTATTTCCATCGCCAAGCATCTGCGCTATATGGCGCCCGCTGATCCGGAAAGCGCATTGGACCGCGACCGCTGCCAGTCGGCCGCCTATCGCTTCAACTGGAGTTTTATGGATTGCCTGGAGTCCGGCGAATTGCGGCGACCGCTGGGGCGCGGTGAGAAGCTGCACGATGGCGCCGCCTGGGATTTCATTGGCATCAACTATTACAGCCGTGATCGCATTGCCTTTTCCTGGAAGGCCCTTGGTCGCTTTGGCATTGCCATCCAGCCCGTGCAGTCGGCGCAAAAAACCGATCTGGGATGGGAGATCTATCCCGAAGGCCTCTACCAGCTGCTGCTTGAAGTACGCGACCGCTATCCCGATCGTCCAATCTGGATTACCGAAAACGGGATCGCTGACGCCACGGATCAGATGCGCGCCGATTTTATTCGCCAGCATCTGGCACAGACGGCGCGCGCCATGCGCGAAGGGGCTCGTGTGGAGGCCTACTTTCATTGGTCCTTGATGGACAATTTCGAATGGGCTGAGGGATACGAGCCTCGCTTTGGGCTGGTCGCCATAGACTATGCAACTCTGAAGCGCAGTCTGCGCCCGTCAGCGACGGCTCTGTCGCAGATAATTCGATCGGGACGCTCGCCGCTCCCGTCGATGAGTTAA
- a CDS encoding ParB N-terminal domain-containing protein codes for MRVRVVDIKIGNRVRRDAGDLSELVESMRRLGLLQPVVIDADNRLIAGFRRLQAARELGWESIEARLVDVQDQKERILMEVDENVVRREFSPDEMDRVDRLLHRYSRSGIFWRLVNWFLDLLDRIFGR; via the coding sequence ATGCGGGTTCGCGTCGTCGACATTAAAATCGGAAATCGGGTGCGCCGCGATGCCGGCGACCTTTCCGAGCTGGTGGAGTCGATGCGGCGGCTGGGCTTGCTGCAACCGGTGGTCATCGATGCAGACAACCGCTTGATAGCCGGGTTTCGCCGTCTGCAGGCGGCGCGTGAGTTGGGCTGGGAATCAATCGAGGCCCGTCTGGTCGATGTACAGGATCAAAAAGAGCGCATTCTCATGGAGGTGGATGAGAATGTTGTACGCCGCGAGTTTTCACCGGACGAGATGGATCGGGTGGATCGGCTGCTTCATCGTTATTCGCGTAGCGGAATTTTCTGGCGCCTGGTAAATTGGTTTCTGGATCTTCTCGATCGAATCTTTGGCAGGTGA
- a CDS encoding nuclear transport factor 2 family protein, with product MHPNEELIQKFYSAFQKLDGATMADCYTDDATFGDPAFPDLKGWRIGAMWKMLAERAQNFSLTFSDVHADDASGGAKWIASYDFSKTGRRIENHITASFEFKNGKIQKHRDSFNFWRWARMALGPTGLFLGWLPSVKAKVQKEAGTGLEMYIKRKRLGPPA from the coding sequence ATGCATCCCAATGAAGAACTGATTCAAAAATTCTATAGCGCCTTTCAAAAACTGGACGGGGCCACTATGGCCGATTGCTATACGGATGATGCCACCTTTGGCGATCCAGCCTTTCCCGATTTGAAGGGTTGGCGGATTGGCGCGATGTGGAAGATGCTCGCGGAGCGGGCGCAGAACTTCTCGCTGACTTTCAGCGATGTACACGCCGACGATGCAAGCGGCGGTGCAAAGTGGATTGCCAGCTACGATTTTTCTAAGACCGGACGGCGAATCGAGAACCACATCACAGCCTCCTTTGAATTTAAGAACGGCAAGATCCAGAAGCATCGCGACAGTTTCAACTTCTGGCGCTGGGCGCGCATGGCCCTTGGCCCAACCGGACTGTTCCTGGGCTGGCTGCCTTCCGTAAAAGCAAAGGTTCAGAAGGAAGCGGGAACCGGTCTGGAAATGTATATCAAACGCAAGCGCCTCGGACCGCCGGCCTGA
- a CDS encoding LIC_13355 family lipoprotein — MIAAKTQTRPLRYSAAAAAFCAALLSTCAQPGGDDSAAAALLLAAVAPSSGASCQQTAAPPAGAFVADVAASAPGNTGGVFYDVRCAVNGVRGAGDASGSTDVFSLNESGLTASMVLEWSGRRVLNGGGVDFVVYENAFFQSGNSSQRFMEAAIIEVSEDNISYCGFNPDYTNAPETSYSQDPTKWSRFAGINPVYYNQDQNPMTSANLFNGVGGGDRFDLANLVDDSASFANGCSPALVTNLKASGFVYLRIRAASSLNNPATAAPFLRDPGAFNGPDIDGAIAASVATR; from the coding sequence ATGATCGCCGCTAAAACGCAAACAAGGCCGCTGCGCTACTCGGCGGCCGCTGCGGCCTTCTGTGCCGCATTGCTTTCGACCTGCGCCCAGCCTGGCGGCGATGATAGCGCGGCCGCGGCGCTCCTGCTGGCAGCCGTAGCGCCATCCAGTGGCGCAAGTTGCCAGCAAACAGCGGCGCCGCCGGCAGGCGCCTTCGTGGCCGACGTCGCCGCCAGCGCACCCGGCAACACTGGCGGCGTTTTTTATGACGTTCGCTGCGCCGTCAATGGCGTGCGCGGGGCCGGCGATGCCAGCGGATCAACCGATGTTTTCAGTTTAAACGAAAGCGGACTGACAGCGTCCATGGTCCTGGAGTGGAGCGGCCGGCGCGTGCTCAACGGCGGCGGCGTCGACTTTGTGGTCTATGAGAATGCCTTTTTTCAAAGCGGCAACAGCAGCCAGCGCTTCATGGAAGCGGCGATCATCGAGGTTAGCGAAGACAATATCAGCTATTGCGGTTTCAACCCGGACTATACAAACGCCCCGGAGACCAGCTATTCGCAGGACCCGACAAAGTGGTCGCGTTTTGCCGGCATCAATCCAGTGTACTACAACCAGGATCAAAATCCGATGACCTCGGCGAACCTGTTCAATGGCGTTGGCGGCGGCGACCGCTTCGATCTGGCTAACCTGGTAGACGATTCCGCTTCCTTTGCCAACGGCTGTTCGCCAGCGCTGGTTACAAATTTGAAGGCAAGCGGATTTGTCTATTTGCGCATTCGCGCCGCATCGTCGCTGAACAATCCCGCGACTGCCGCGCCCTTCTTGCGCGACCCGGGCGCCTTCAATGGCCCCGACATCGACGGGGCCATCGCCGCCAGCGTTGCGACGCGCTGA
- the purM gene encoding phosphoribosylformylglycinamidine cyclo-ligase, with protein sequence MASEQSLSYRDAGVDTHAGQAFVRRIQSAVQSTARPEWLRDRGGFAGLFDVSFLKSYRQPLLVSSTDGVGTKLRLAQLFDRHETIGIDLVAMCVNDLLVSGANPLFFLDYIATGKLSAERLACVVESIAAGCRQAGCTLLGGETAEHPDTMAAEDYDLGGFVVGAVEADRLIDGSRVAAGDVILGLPSSGIHSNGMSLVRRIFLKEGLQLPANAADQRFLRDEILLRPTLIYEPVVRPLLEEGAPIRAMAHITGGGFYENAARMLGDTLTAQIDAGSWTPPELFLQIADRGPVLRQEMFSVFNMGMGLLLYVPESEADATLARLKETMAAAPTPALGAVRRIGRVVPRQESAVEVRF encoded by the coding sequence ATGGCTAGCGAGCAATCCTTGAGTTACCGCGATGCCGGCGTTGACACCCACGCCGGGCAGGCCTTCGTACGGCGCATTCAAAGCGCCGTGCAGAGTACTGCGCGACCGGAATGGCTTCGAGATCGCGGAGGCTTTGCCGGACTGTTTGATGTCAGCTTTCTGAAATCCTATCGGCAGCCGCTGCTGGTAAGCTCCACGGACGGCGTGGGAACCAAGCTGCGCCTCGCGCAGCTCTTTGATCGACACGAAACCATTGGCATCGACCTCGTGGCCATGTGTGTCAATGATCTGCTGGTAAGCGGCGCCAACCCGCTCTTCTTTCTGGACTACATTGCTACCGGCAAGCTCTCCGCGGAGCGACTGGCGTGCGTGGTGGAATCCATTGCTGCCGGCTGCCGGCAGGCAGGATGCACGCTGCTGGGCGGAGAAACGGCCGAACATCCCGACACGATGGCCGCCGAAGACTACGACCTCGGCGGATTCGTGGTCGGCGCTGTGGAAGCAGATCGACTCATCGACGGCAGCCGTGTCGCAGCGGGCGATGTAATTCTTGGCCTGCCTTCGAGCGGCATTCACTCCAATGGCATGTCACTGGTACGTAGAATCTTTTTGAAAGAGGGGCTGCAACTGCCAGCGAACGCAGCGGATCAACGCTTCTTGCGCGATGAGATCTTGCTGCGCCCCACATTGATCTATGAACCTGTAGTTCGACCGCTGCTGGAAGAGGGCGCTCCGATTCGCGCCATGGCGCACATTACCGGCGGCGGATTCTACGAAAATGCGGCGCGCATGCTCGGCGACACTCTGACAGCACAAATTGACGCCGGGTCCTGGACGCCGCCTGAACTATTTCTACAAATTGCAGATCGCGGTCCAGTCTTGCGCCAGGAGATGTTTTCGGTTTTCAATATGGGCATGGGCTTGTTGCTCTATGTTCCGGAAAGCGAAGCAGACGCAACACTGGCTCGCCTGAAAGAGACGATGGCCGCTGCGCCAACGCCAGCGCTGGGTGCAGTACGACGCATTGGCCGGGTCGTTCCACGGCAAGAATCTGCAGTCGAGGTCCGCTTCTGA
- a CDS encoding radical SAM protein produces the protein MKTGGDFILKGKSQSELEEFFLGIEQPRYRARQAFQRINKHLSASLDDFSEFPISLRQSLAEIGAFPELQWLQSQREASGVEKALFALPDDRAGRARRFEAVWLVSENRRTICISSQLGCTLNCSFCATGTLEFRGNLETWQIVDQVYELIRRRKETISNVVFMGMGEPFHNYENVLRAARILHHPDGMNLGARHITISTAGVIPGIERFIQNREPFNLAISLNHPDPEQRGEIMDIDRKYPLRELLIVARRFTRELDRRLTFEYVMIPGVNMGPSELRQLIKIARSVRCKVNLIPLNTDLHGWRRPTEEESSSFYSALLDAGVMAFNRGSPGRSINGACGMLALKSAS, from the coding sequence ATGAAGACCGGCGGCGATTTCATTCTCAAAGGCAAGAGCCAGAGCGAACTCGAGGAGTTTTTTCTGGGCATCGAGCAGCCGCGCTACCGCGCCAGGCAGGCCTTCCAGCGCATCAACAAGCATCTGTCTGCTTCGCTCGATGATTTCAGCGAGTTTCCCATCTCCCTGCGCCAGAGCCTGGCAGAGATTGGCGCCTTTCCAGAACTGCAGTGGCTGCAGAGCCAGCGCGAGGCCAGCGGCGTTGAAAAGGCGCTCTTCGCGCTGCCTGATGATCGCGCCGGTCGCGCTCGCCGTTTCGAGGCAGTCTGGCTGGTTTCAGAAAACCGGCGAACGATTTGCATTTCTTCGCAACTTGGCTGCACATTGAACTGCAGCTTCTGCGCCACAGGAACTCTGGAATTTCGAGGAAATCTGGAGACCTGGCAAATTGTAGATCAGGTGTACGAACTGATTCGCCGACGAAAGGAAACAATCAGCAATGTGGTATTTATGGGCATGGGCGAGCCCTTCCACAACTACGAAAATGTTCTGCGCGCCGCGCGCATCCTGCATCATCCCGATGGCATGAACCTTGGCGCGCGCCATATTACGATCAGTACGGCGGGGGTCATTCCCGGCATCGAACGTTTTATCCAGAATCGTGAGCCTTTCAATCTGGCCATATCATTGAATCACCCCGACCCGGAACAGCGCGGTGAAATTATGGACATTGATCGAAAGTATCCGCTGCGTGAATTGCTGATTGTAGCGCGGCGCTTCACACGCGAACTGGACCGACGCCTTACTTTTGAATATGTCATGATCCCCGGAGTCAACATGGGCCCGTCGGAATTGAGGCAGCTAATAAAGATTGCGCGCTCCGTGCGTTGCAAAGTGAATCTAATCCCGCTGAATACGGATCTGCATGGCTGGCGGCGGCCAACGGAAGAGGAGAGCAGCAGTTTCTACAGCGCGCTGCTCGATGCCGGCGTGATGGCCTTCAATCGCGGATCGCCTGGCCGCAGCATCAATGGCGCCTGCGGCATGCTGGCCCTAAAAAGCGCCAGCTGA
- a CDS encoding flagellar FlbD family protein gives MIELHRLKGEPFVLNHRLIELIENRPDTVITLTNERRYVVTESPQDIVRLIQEFERKIFQGGPRLSDDTQSSASAGTG, from the coding sequence ATGATCGAGCTGCATCGCTTGAAGGGCGAACCCTTTGTCCTGAATCACCGCTTGATCGAGCTGATTGAAAATCGGCCGGATACGGTCATAACTTTGACCAATGAGCGGCGCTACGTCGTTACTGAAAGTCCCCAGGATATCGTCCGCTTGATCCAGGAGTTTGAGCGAAAAATTTTCCAGGGCGGTCCGCGCCTGTCCGACGATACTCAAAGCAGCGCCTCCGCCGGGACAGGCTAA
- a CDS encoding transglycosylase SLT domain-containing protein — translation MKRVSKRTQLRNAALALTGLAVMLLAASAALQAGNGTRNEQRQERLTRLRMSAYVHYRNPSKAEEERRVLVDTLLSEAGRLRIPGHFNIEGKAINPVYFLAALIAVESSFDRQAVSRSDARGYMQLKPDTAAWLDRRLDEEGRLLPQDVAATRLAFASVTLRPAADPRLRRELFTARDNLRRGVAYLNFLIDGHPDIRMVCLAYNAGPASVARGLWDERYWIKVLQSYREIASGRYQASNLRSL, via the coding sequence ATGAAGCGCGTATCGAAGAGAACACAGCTGCGGAATGCGGCCCTTGCGCTGACCGGTCTGGCGGTCATGCTCCTCGCTGCCAGCGCGGCCCTGCAGGCCGGAAATGGAACCAGAAACGAGCAGCGACAGGAGCGTCTGACACGCCTTCGTATGAGCGCCTATGTCCATTATCGTAATCCTTCCAAAGCGGAGGAGGAGCGACGGGTCCTCGTGGACACACTTTTGAGCGAGGCCGGACGGCTGCGCATTCCAGGCCATTTCAATATCGAGGGAAAGGCCATCAATCCCGTTTATTTTCTGGCGGCGCTGATTGCTGTGGAGTCCTCCTTTGATCGACAGGCTGTTTCACGCTCGGATGCACGCGGCTACATGCAACTCAAGCCGGATACAGCCGCGTGGCTCGACCGACGCCTGGACGAAGAAGGCCGTCTGCTTCCACAAGATGTTGCGGCTACCCGGTTGGCATTTGCCAGCGTTACGTTGCGACCGGCCGCCGATCCCCGTTTGCGCCGCGAGCTTTTCACGGCGCGCGACAACCTGCGACGCGGCGTTGCTTATTTGAATTTTCTCATTGATGGCCACCCCGATATCCGCATGGTGTGCCTTGCATACAATGCCGGCCCGGCCTCCGTGGCGCGCGGCCTGTGGGACGAACGTTACTGGATCAAAGTGCTGCAATCCTACCGCGAAATCGCAAGCGGGCGCTACCAGGCCAGCAATCTGCGCAGCCTCTGA
- a CDS encoding MotA/TolQ/ExbB proton channel family protein: protein MDIATIAGVVGGFGLVMFGTFYAGLGLGDIFDIPSLFITFGGGTASAIAQAPLSRLLQIPTYTRFAFTPRTTDTANLILTLVNFAERARREGLLSLEDDLVNLDEPFLRKGIQLVVDGTDPELVRNILETDIENLKGRHSEGIKFWNDTGFYFPAFGMLGTLVGLVQMLKNLGAGDPAAIGAGMAAALITTLYGSMGANIVALPLSKKLALRSDEEVATKTIMIEGILSIQSGDNPRIVKDKLASFLAPSERTALEEGAGDK from the coding sequence ATGGATATTGCGACAATTGCAGGCGTAGTCGGCGGTTTTGGTCTGGTTATGTTCGGGACCTTTTACGCCGGCCTGGGACTGGGCGACATCTTCGACATCCCCTCCTTGTTCATCACCTTTGGCGGCGGAACAGCATCGGCCATTGCCCAGGCGCCGCTTTCGCGCCTGCTTCAGATTCCCACCTACACTCGTTTTGCTTTCACGCCGCGGACCACGGACACGGCCAATTTGATTTTGACCCTGGTGAACTTTGCCGAACGGGCGCGCCGCGAGGGCTTGCTTTCGCTGGAAGACGACCTGGTCAATCTCGACGAGCCCTTCTTGCGCAAGGGCATTCAGCTGGTTGTCGATGGCACGGACCCGGAGCTGGTACGCAACATCCTGGAAACGGACATTGAAAACTTGAAGGGTCGCCACTCTGAGGGCATCAAATTCTGGAACGATACCGGCTTTTACTTTCCGGCCTTTGGCATGCTTGGCACGCTGGTGGGCCTGGTGCAGATGCTCAAGAACCTTGGCGCCGGAGACCCGGCGGCCATCGGCGCCGGTATGGCGGCGGCCCTGATTACCACGCTTTATGGATCGATGGGCGCCAATATTGTCGCCCTGCCGCTGTCCAAGAAGCTGGCCCTGCGCAGCGATGAGGAGGTTGCCACCAAGACGATTATGATTGAGGGCATTCTCTCCATTCAGTCCGGCGACAACCCGCGCATTGTAAAAGACAAACTGGCCTCTTTCCTGGCCCCCTCCGAGCGTACCGCGCTGGAAGAAGGCGCCGGAGACAAGTAA
- a CDS encoding ribonuclease D, with product MAKPIVLKGDLSRELAADFQSRPELGVDCEMMGLNPFRDRLCTVQIGAERGDCAVVQINEADGAPLLQQVLENAGVIKIFHFARMDLLFLKQRIQIDVRGVFCTKLASRLARTYTDRHGLKDVVRELCGEVMDKTSQSSDWGRETLSEDQVVYAADDVRYLFELRRKLSEILVREKRMHLAEACFQFLSVRRQLDQLGYEDIFAH from the coding sequence ATGGCAAAGCCTATTGTTCTCAAAGGCGATTTGAGCCGCGAACTTGCCGCTGACTTTCAGTCGCGCCCGGAACTGGGAGTCGACTGTGAAATGATGGGTCTCAATCCCTTCCGGGATCGACTGTGTACCGTCCAGATTGGCGCCGAACGCGGCGACTGCGCTGTGGTGCAGATCAATGAAGCGGACGGCGCGCCCTTGCTGCAGCAGGTCCTAGAGAATGCTGGCGTGATCAAGATATTCCATTTTGCGCGCATGGACCTGCTCTTTCTCAAACAGCGCATCCAGATTGATGTACGCGGCGTGTTTTGCACCAAACTGGCGTCGCGCCTGGCGCGCACCTACACCGACCGCCACGGTCTAAAGGATGTAGTGCGCGAGCTTTGCGGCGAAGTGATGGACAAGACCAGTCAATCTTCCGACTGGGGTCGCGAAACGCTCAGCGAAGATCAAGTTGTCTATGCTGCGGACGATGTTCGCTATCTGTTCGAGCTGCGCCGCAAGCTGAGCGAGATTCTTGTGCGCGAAAAGCGCATGCACCTTGCCGAGGCTTGCTTCCAGTTCCTCAGCGTGCGCCGACAGCTCGATCAGCTGGGCTACGAGGACATATTTGCTCATTGA
- a CDS encoding MBOAT family protein yields MVFSSITFLLFFAFVFVFQWYGIALLPERMRLRALHYFLLLASYFFYTFSVWQYGLLIAITTLIDYVAGLTLGYYHENAPDSPRSRRARALCLLISLSMNLGILGYFKYTDFFSESVIALLNSVSPGAVSESSRYSLLLHLILPVGISFFTFQSMSYTIDVYRKVIPVERDLLRFALFIAFFPQLVAGPIVTAKEFLPQLQRMPQFNLERMRLAARWFALGYFKKVVLADNVAPVVDQIFGAPHGLGAIALWVGAIGFWVQVYCDFSGYSDMAWGAAIFLGYELPENFRLPYLSRSITEHWQRWHTSLIRWNRDYLYIPLGGNRVGYWRQKFNIFFTMFVAGVWHGANWTYVLWGGIHGTLLALESGLRQMLRNRQNLHTTEERAQDAARLHHAAPPSNYFSRKWPLDLLKLAATSFVTIYFGTLFRAPEIQTAWSMMTAMLGFGAAADASAGLAALDSNMVWLAAFVMIAGQIIGWQIFERGRFQNLLPAWAETALWPVFALICIQIGASDASPFIYFVF; encoded by the coding sequence GTGGTATTCTCCAGCATCACTTTCCTGCTGTTCTTCGCCTTTGTATTTGTATTTCAGTGGTACGGCATTGCGCTTCTGCCGGAGCGCATGCGCCTGCGGGCGCTGCACTACTTTCTGCTGCTGGCCTCCTACTTCTTTTATACTTTTTCCGTCTGGCAGTATGGCCTGTTGATTGCCATCACCACGCTGATCGACTACGTCGCCGGGCTTACGCTTGGCTACTATCATGAAAATGCTCCAGATTCTCCGCGTTCACGCCGGGCGCGAGCGCTGTGCTTGTTGATCAGCTTGAGCATGAATCTAGGGATCCTGGGATACTTTAAGTACACGGATTTTTTCAGTGAAAGTGTGATCGCCCTGCTGAACAGCGTTTCGCCCGGCGCAGTCAGCGAAAGCAGTCGCTATTCGCTGCTGCTCCATTTGATTCTACCGGTTGGCATTTCCTTTTTTACTTTTCAATCGATGAGCTATACCATTGACGTTTATCGAAAAGTCATTCCGGTAGAGCGCGACCTGCTGCGCTTCGCCCTGTTTATCGCTTTTTTTCCGCAGCTGGTGGCCGGACCGATTGTAACGGCCAAAGAGTTTCTGCCCCAACTGCAGCGCATGCCACAGTTCAATCTGGAACGGATGCGGCTTGCTGCGCGCTGGTTTGCGCTGGGCTATTTTAAGAAGGTCGTTCTGGCCGACAACGTGGCGCCGGTCGTCGACCAGATATTTGGCGCGCCCCACGGTCTAGGGGCCATAGCATTGTGGGTCGGCGCCATTGGCTTCTGGGTGCAGGTCTATTGCGACTTTTCCGGATACTCGGACATGGCCTGGGGCGCGGCAATCTTTCTGGGCTACGAACTGCCGGAGAATTTTCGTCTGCCTTACTTGAGCCGCTCAATAACCGAACACTGGCAGCGATGGCACACCTCGTTGATTCGCTGGAACCGCGATTATCTCTACATTCCGCTGGGCGGAAATCGCGTTGGCTACTGGCGTCAGAAGTTCAACATATTTTTCACAATGTTTGTGGCCGGCGTCTGGCACGGCGCCAACTGGACCTACGTTCTGTGGGGCGGCATTCATGGAACGCTGCTGGCGCTGGAAAGCGGTCTGCGCCAGATGCTGCGCAACAGACAGAACCTGCATACCACAGAAGAGCGAGCGCAAGATGCGGCGCGCCTGCATCATGCTGCGCCGCCCAGCAATTATTTCAGCCGCAAGTGGCCGCTTGATTTGCTGAAGCTGGCGGCGACCAGCTTTGTTACCATTTACTTTGGAACGCTATTTCGAGCGCCCGAGATTCAGACAGCGTGGTCGATGATGACGGCGATGCTTGGCTTCGGTGCAGCGGCCGACGCCAGCGCCGGGCTGGCGGCCCTGGATTCAAACATGGTGTGGCTGGCAGCTTTTGTGATGATCGCCGGGCAGATCATCGGCTGGCAGATCTTTGAACGGGGACGCTTCCAGAATCTGCTGCCGGCCTGGGCGGAAACTGCGCTGTGGCCTGTCTTTGCTCTAATCTGTATCCAGATTGGCGCCAGCGACGCTTCGCCCTTTATCTATTTTGTATTCTGA
- a CDS encoding MaoC family dehydratase N-terminal domain-containing protein, producing the protein MIALSKDIIGKKLDPYAFTVERGKIREFCQAIGETNPIYLDAAAAKAAGYLDTPAPPTFQTTFMFWGYPKIWDDMRSVGIDTARLLHMKEEYTYHKPVYPGTTVHAQPEIVDVKVGKMDMVTFRSVYKDEKGETLIEAEMAIVIRPEGS; encoded by the coding sequence ATGATAGCATTGAGCAAGGATATCATTGGCAAGAAGCTCGATCCCTACGCCTTCACGGTCGAGCGCGGCAAGATTCGCGAATTCTGCCAGGCGATCGGGGAGACCAATCCGATCTACCTCGACGCGGCAGCAGCAAAGGCTGCCGGCTACCTGGATACGCCAGCGCCGCCCACCTTTCAAACGACCTTTATGTTCTGGGGCTATCCAAAGATCTGGGACGATATGCGCTCTGTTGGCATCGATACGGCGCGCCTGCTACATATGAAGGAAGAATACACGTATCACAAGCCAGTCTATCCGGGAACCACCGTGCACGCTCAACCGGAAATCGTCGATGTGAAGGTTGGCAAAATGGACATGGTCACCTTTCGCTCTGTCTATAAGGACGAAAAGGGAGAAACGCTGATCGAAGCGGAAATGGCCATTGTCATACGTCCCGAGGGCAGCTGA
- a CDS encoding dehydratase yields MKRIAFNDYEVGAEIPELKSGVIQHMDLVRYAGASGDFNPIHTDPAFANQVGLGGTIAHGMYIMAMLGRLATNWAPAAQIDFFGVKFKGMSRPGQTIRCKGVVKKKKEENGKKILQVNIEAVADDGETKVSGELQIAAD; encoded by the coding sequence ATGAAACGCATTGCATTTAACGACTACGAAGTCGGCGCAGAGATTCCAGAATTGAAGAGCGGCGTCATCCAGCATATGGATCTGGTGCGCTACGCCGGCGCTTCCGGCGATTTCAATCCCATTCATACCGATCCCGCTTTTGCCAATCAGGTCGGGCTTGGCGGGACGATCGCCCATGGCATGTACATCATGGCGATGCTCGGTCGTCTGGCGACCAACTGGGCGCCGGCCGCGCAGATTGATTTTTTTGGCGTGAAATTTAAGGGAATGAGCCGACCGGGGCAGACGATCCGCTGTAAGGGCGTGGTCAAAAAGAAGAAAGAAGAAAACGGTAAGAAGATCTTGCAGGTAAATATTGAAGCCGTCGCCGATGACGGCGAGACGAAAGTTTCCGGCGAATTGCAGATCGCCGCCGACTGA